One genomic segment of Clavelina lepadiformis chromosome 3, kaClaLepa1.1, whole genome shotgun sequence includes these proteins:
- the LOC143450335 gene encoding EGF-like repeat and discoidin I-like domain-containing protein 3, which translates to MKIFIKSVILLLISHVTKENDEVCMPVRRTSDLGLSEVTSTINPVSGRPGKQGALGPPGPQGIPGLPGVCGCSPSEIERLTAKIEAMNETITNLTAMIANLNYMHQYVSKVDRCDHHPCLNRGACTSLDGGFACNCDEGYEGHDCSIRIECKVPDAPTHGSISTELESVPHLGSISYSCDKGYGMVDEIDEILVATCRKNKTWTSGPPQCVVDQCNLEPCGENGVCVNKNNYFVCDCDEGYSGHDCSVIIDPCHGNPCGERATCISSNQDFSCECDPGYEGDDCSDICTNTEGVGTADGRVDDDDITASTHYDNQFLPKYGRLDQHAASGHRGCWYPKTNRVGEWLQVDLKTTTLVVGVVTQGDPQHQFWVSAFKISYGNSADELRTIQNRNGTDVVFPRIAENTDEKAQNYFPQPIHSRYFRFIVQEWHEYPTLRMEYLTC; encoded by the exons ATGAAGATCTTCATCAAATCTGTCATCCTCTTGTTGATAAGCCACGTGACCAAAGAGAACGACGAAGTTTGTATGCCTGTGAGGCGGACCAGTGACCTGGGGTTAAGCGAGGTCACCAGTACAATTAATCCAGTATCTGGAAGACCTGGCAAGCAGGGAGCTTTAG GACCACCGGGACCGCAAGGGATTCCTGGTCTGCCAGGTGTTTGTGGTTGCTCTCCAAGCGAAATAGAAAGACTGACAGCTAAAATAGAAGCCATGAATG AAACGATCACCAATCTGACAGCCATGATTGCCAACCTAAACTACATGCATCAATACGTAAGCAAAG TCGACCGATGCGACCATCATCCTTGTTTGAACAGAGGAGCTTGTACGAGCCTAGATGGCGGGTTTGCTTGCAATTGCGATGAAGGTTATGAAGGTCACGACTGCTCTATAA GAATTGAATGCAAAGTACCTGATGCGCCAACACACGGAAGCATATCAACAGAACTGGAGAGTGTGCCTCACCTAGGCAGTATATCGTACTCCTGCGATAAAGGATATGGAATGGTTGACGAAATCGACGAGATTCTCGTTGCAACTTGTCGAAAGAACAAAACATGGACAAGTGGACCACCACAGTGTGTTG TTGATCAATGTAATCTCGAACCATGCGGTGAAAACGGAGTCTGCgtcaacaaaaacaattacttTGTATGTGATTGTGATGAAGGATACAGCGGCCACGACTGTTCTGTAATAA ttgATCCTTGCCATGGCAATccatgcggagagagagcaactTGCATATCGAGCAACCAAGATTTCTCCTGTGAATGCGATCCAGGATATGAAGGAGACGATTGTT CTGATATCTGCACCAATACTGAGGGAGTTGGAACGGCGGACGGCAGAGTGGACGACGACGACATAACTGCTTCTACTCACTACGACAACCAATTTCTGCCGAAATATGGGAGGCTGGACCAGCACGCAGCATCCGGACATCGGGGTTGTTGGTATCCTAAGACAa ATAGAGTTGGTGAATGGCTTCAAGTGGACTTGAAAACAACAACGCTAGTAGTTGGCGTGGTAACGCAGGGTGATCCTCAACACCAGTTCTGGGTTTCCGCTTTCAAGATATCGTACGGAAATTCCGCAGACGAGTTGCGAACAATACAAAACCGGAATGGTACAGACGTG GTGTTTCCGAGAATTGCAGAAAATACCGATGAAAAAGCTCAAAATTACTTCCCTCAACCTATCCACAGCAGATATTTTCGCTTTATTGTACAGGAATGGCACGAATATCCTACGTTACGCATGGAATATTTGACTTGTTAA
- the LOC143448776 gene encoding ubiquitin-conjugating enzyme E2 G1-like, which produces MATSAAVLLLRKQLAELQKHPVDGFSAGLVDEVNIFKWEILIIGPADSLYDGGYFKAHMTFPEDYPQRPPKLKFISDIWHPNVGKDGMVCISILHEPGDDKYGYEKAAERWLPVHTVETIMVSVISLLCDPNDESPANVDAAKEFREDKKKFKRHVAKCVRKSQEEL; this is translated from the exons ATGGCAACATCAGCGGCAGTCTTACTACTGAGGAAACAGCTTGCAG aattacaaaaacaTCCAGTTGATGGGTTCAGTGCAGGACTGGTGGATgaagttaacatttttaaatggGAAATATTAATAATTGGGCCAGCCGATTCGCTATA TGATGGAGGATACTTTAAAGCCCATATGACCTTTCCTGAAGACTATCCACAACGACCACCGAAACTAAAGTTCATTTCAGATATATGGCACCCGAAcg TTGGCAAGGACGGTATGGTTTGCATATCGATACTACATGAACCAGGGGACGACAAATATGGTTATGAAAAAGCTGCAGAGAGGTGGCTCCCTGTACACACGGTGGAAACAATAATG GTCAGTGTCATCAGCTTGCTTTGCGACCCCAATGATGAGTCTCCTGCCAATGTCGATGCTGCC aaagaATTCAGGGAAGATAAGAAAAAGTTCAAGAGACACGTGGCAAAATGCGTAAGAAAAAGTCAAGAAGAATTGTGA
- the LOC143450424 gene encoding isoaspartyl peptidase/L-asparaginase-like, whose product MHALVMRGDTCDMGGCLCVKHVKNPVKAARLILDESDYCLLSAEATLQVARQHGLEERPLEYFITDVSRQKKKNYEDSRSIQKDFDKRGEHDTVGAVALDCLGNLACATSTGGRNVPMVGRVSDSSICGSGGFADNNSVAVSTTGDGEAIMKVNLARMISMYVEQGMSPQQATMKSLNHMKARVGGSGGAISVDGSGRVGVHFTTQNMSWARVGGKFQNETTYSNDCVQFGTDCTNICTEKI is encoded by the exons ATGCACGCACTTGTAATGCGCGGGGACACATGCGACATGGGAGGCTGTTTGTGCGTCAAACACGTCAAGAATCCTGTAAAAGCAGCAAGGCTTATCCTTGATGAG AGTGATTATTGCCTTTTGAGTGCCGAAGCAACCTTGCAAGTTGCAAGGCAACATGGTCTAGAAGAACGACCACTGGAATATTTTATAACCGATGTTAGCaggcaaaaaaagaaaaattatgaaGATTCGAGGTCAATTCAAAAAGACTTTGACAAGAGAGG TGAACATGACACTGTTGGGGCCGTGGCACTTGATTGCCTTGGCAATTTGGCTTGTGCGACATCTACCGGTGGAAGGAATGTGCCGATGGTGGGAAGAGTTTCGGATTCGTCAATTTGTGGTAGTGGAGGATTTGCTGACAATAACTCCG TTGCTGTTTCAACGACTGGCGACGGCGAGGCGATCATGAAAGTCAACCTAGCACGAATGATCAGCATGTACGTTGAGCAAG GAATGTCACCTCAGCAAGCGACAATGAAGTCTTTAAACCACATGAAGGCACGAGTTGGCGGAAGCGGTGGCGCAATATCCGTAGACGGCAGTGGGCGCGTCGGAGTCCATTTTACAACACAAAATATGTCATGGGCTAGGGTTGGTGGCAAGTTTCAGAACGAAACAACCTACAGCAACGATTGTGTTCAGTTCGGAACAGACTGCACAAACATTTGCACagaaaaaatatga
- the LOC143450271 gene encoding isoaspartyl peptidase/L-asparaginase-like, whose amino-acid sequence MITNGNSSSNDPDFICDPVIVVHGGAWKIPSDIHEHSALGVRDAAVTGHRVLKNGGSCIDAVVKAVEALEDNPYFDAGHGSVLNEAGEVEMHALVMRGDTCDMGGCLCIKHVKNPVKAARLILDESHHCLLSGEAALTLARQHGLEERPLEYFITDESRKEMKDYKNYSASIHELFDSQDGHDTVGAVALDCHGNLACATSTGGINAQKVGRISDSPIGGSGGFADNNSIAVSTTGHGESIMKVNLARMISMYVEHGMSPQQATMKSLNHMKARVGGSGGAISVDGSGRVGVHFTTQNMSWARVGGKFQNETTYSNDCVQFGTDCTNFRTEKI is encoded by the exons ATGATAACCAACGGTAATAGCTCATCAAATGATCCTGATTTTATCTGTGATCCGGTGATTGTCGTCCATGGAGGAGCTTGGAAGATTCCCAGTGATATTCATGAACATTCGGCTCTGGGCGTAAGGGATGCAGCTGTTACCGGTCACAG AGTACTGAAGAATGGAGGCAGTTGCATTGATGCTGTTGTAAAAGCAGTGGAAGCCTTGGAAGACAACCCCTACTTTGATGCAG GTCATGGATCGGTCTTGAACGAAGCGGGCGAGGTCGAAATGCACGCACTTGTAATGCGCGGGGACACATGCGACATGGGAGGCTGTTTGTGCATCAAACACGTCAAGAATCCTGTAAAAGCAGCAAGGCTTATCCTAGATGAG AGTCATCATTGCCTTTTGAGCGGAGAAGCGGCCCTGACACTTGCAAGGCAGCATGGTCTGGAGGAACGACCGCTAGAGTATTTCATCACAGACGAAAGCCGCAAAGAGATGAAAGATTACAAGAATTATTCTGCGTCCATCCACGAACTCTTTGATAGCCAGGA TGGACATGATACTGTAGGTGCAGTGGCGCTTGATTGCCATGGTAATTTGGCATGTGCGACATCTACCGGCGGAATAAATGCGCAAAAAGTAGGAAGAATTTCGGACTCGCCGATCGGTGGCAGTGGTGGTTTTGCTGACAACAATTCAA TTGCTGTTTCAACGACTGGCCACGGCGAGTCGATTATGAAAGTCAACCTAGCACGAATGATCAGCATGTACGTTGAACACG GAATGTCACCTCAGCAAGCGACAATGAAGTCTTTGAACCACATGAAGGCGCGAGTTGGCGGAAGCGGTGGCGCAATATCCGTAGACGGCAGTGGGCGCGTCGGAGTCCATTTTACAACACAAAATATGTCATGGGCTAGGGTTGGTGGCAAGTTTCAGAACGAAACAACCTACAGCAACGATTGTGTTCAGTTCGGGACAGACTGCACGAATTTTCGCACAGAGAAAATATGA